A window of Centropristis striata isolate RG_2023a ecotype Rhode Island chromosome 13, C.striata_1.0, whole genome shotgun sequence genomic DNA:
tgtctgtctctctgtctgctccgAGTGTCTCTGCCGCTGTCTCCAGGCTCGGAGGCGGCAGACGCGTCAGCGGTATTTCTCCGCTTCGTGACCGCGTGTCTCCGCCCAAATCCCCACTCCGCGCGTCGCTCTACCGCCGCGTGGATGTCTGTTAGCCTGCGGGCTAAAGTagcttcacatacacacacacacacacacacacacacacacacacacacacacagacacgcacaatGGAGAGGTGCACGTGTGTCAGAGcagatgattgacaggtggaGGTGACAGACAGTTCAAAAGAAACtgaatttattgtttgttgctgCATCATCATGGAGGATTAACTGTTACTGAGCATGCGCACTGAccattcctctcctcctcctcccttcccctcccctcctctcctctccactcctctcctctcctcctctcttcccctcctctcctcctcctcgtcttctcctctcctccttctcctcacctctcctcctcctctcctctcaacctcctcttctcctcacctctcctcctcctcctctcctctcctcctcctctcctctcaacctcctcctctcctcctcgcctcctcttctcctcctcctctcctccttctctcctctcctctaggAGTGATGATGGAAGGAGACGCAGCTCCCCTCGTAGATGGTTTTGCCCCTGAGgagcagtgcatgctgggaggtAGGCTGTCTGTCGATCAACAATCAATTAAACcttgaaaaacatgaaatgatataaatataatataataatatataaatataaaaacactaaagttcACCCTGTTAGCTTAACATCAGCTCAGGATTAGCTCAGTGTTAGCTCAGTATTAGCTCATCAATAGCTAAAAATTACGGTGTGAGAGACAAGGGTGTTAGAGTTGACGGTGTGAGGGATGGCGATGTTAAAGACGATGGTGTTAGAGACGACGGTGTTAGAGACGACGGTGTTAGAGACGACGGCGTTAGAGACGACGGCGTGAGGGACGACGGCGTGAGGGACGACGGCGTGAGGGACGACAATGTTAGAGACGACGGCGTTAGAGACGACGGCATTAGAGACGACGGCGTTAGAGACGACGGTTTGAGAGACGACGGTTTGAGAGACGACAATGTTAGAGACGACGGTTTGAGAGACGACGGCGTTAGAGACGACGGCGTTAGAGAAGACGGCGTTAGAGACGACGGCGTTAGAGACGACGGCGTTAGAGAAGACGGTTTGAGAGACGACGACGTTAGAGACGACGGTTTGAGAGACGACGGTGTTAGAGACGACGGTGTTAGAGACGACGGTGTTAGAGACGACGGTGTTAGAGACGACGGTGTTAAAGGCGACGGTGTTACAGACGATGGCGTTTGAGACGACGCCGTTCGAGACGACGCCGTTCGAGACGACGGCGTTAGAGACGACGGCGTTAAAGACGACGGCGTTCGAGACGACGGCGTTAAAGACGACGGCGTTAAAGACGACGGCGTTAAAGACGACGGCGTCAAAGACGACGGCGTCAGAGGCGACGGCGTCAGAGACGACGGTGTCAGAGACGACGGAGTCAGAGACGACGGTGTCAGAGACGACGGTGTCAGAGACGACGGAGTCAGAGACGACGGTGCCAGAGACGACGTGTTAGAGATGACGGTGTTAAAGGCGACGGTGTTAGAGACGACGGTGTTAAAGACGACGGTGTAAgtgtctctccttctcttctctcctcctccttctcctctctccttctccttctcttttctcttctctacTCCTCcgtctcccctctcctcctcctctctcctcctccttctcttctctcctcctcctttcctctctcctcctccttctcttctctcctcctcctttcctctctcctcctccttctcttctctcgTCTTTCTTCTCTCTTGAGTTTGACGGTTTGAGTTTGACGGTGTTAGAGACGACGGTGTTAGAGACGACGATGTTAAAGACGACGATGTTAAAGACGACGGCGTTCGAGACGACGGCGTTCGAGACGACGGCGTTAGAGACGACGGCGTTAAAGACGACGGCGTTAGAGACGACGGCGTTCGAGGCGACGGCGTTAGAGACGACGGCGTTAGAGACGACGGTTTGAGAGACGACGATGTCAAAGACGACGATGTCGGAGACGACGGTGTCAGAGACGACGGTGTTAGAGACGACGATGTTAAAGACGACGGTGTTAGAGACGACGATGTTAAAGACGACGATGTTAAAGACGACGGCGTTCGAGACGACGGCATTCGAGACGACGGCGTTAAAGACGACGGCGTTAAAGACGACGGCGTTCGAGACGACGGTGTTAGAGACGACGGTGTTAGAGACGACGGTTTGAGAGACGACGATGTCAAAGACGACGATGTCAAAGACGACGATGTCGGAGACGACGGTGTCAGAGACGACGGTGTCAGAGACGACGGTGTTAGAGACGACGGTGTTAGAGACGACGGTGTTAAAGACGACGGTGTAAgtgtctctccttctctcctcctccttctcctctctccttctccttctcttttctcttctctacTCCTCcgtctcccctctcctcctcctctctcctcctccttctcttctctcctcctcctttcctctctcctcctccttctcttctctcgtctttcttctctcttgtcctccttctcctctctcctcctccccctcagacCTCCACTCTGTCTGTTCTCTGGAAAAACTCCCAAATGGAAGCagagtgaaggaggaggaggtggagcaaCAGGAAGGAGGTGAACTGATAATGAGGAGGTCTGAGGAGCAGCCAGAGAGGAGAAATGAGGAGGAGAAATCCATGATGAACAAACAGGAGCAGCTAGGTgacaaggagacagagagggagagcccCTGCTCCTCCATCACACCTCCTCCTGATGAGAGAGGAGcagatgaagaagaggaggaagtcaaACAGAAAGAGGAGGTGTTAGTTGAAAAGAAGCAGCTAGAAGCAGGAGCCAAAGATGAGGAGTTGGAGAAGAAACAGAAGCAGCCTGAGACTCTCTGCTCCTCCATCACACCTCCTCCTTTACAACAGGAGCAGGGAAGAGCtgacgaagaggaggagcaaGTCAGAGGAGAAGaacaggaagaagaggagagagaaaaggaagacGAAAAGGAGGTGATAAAGGAGAAACGAGTAAATGTGACAGATAAGGAGGAGCACCatgcaggaggaggtgcagacACTCCTTGCTCTCCCCTCACACCTCCTCTAGATGTAAGAGGAGCTGACAAACAGAAGGAGGGGCAGCAGGAGCCCATCCCAGAGGTAAACAAAACAACCGCTCCCAGCAGTTCGGAGCctactgctcctcctgctcctgcagaTGAGGAGGTCCCTGCTGATAAAACAAACGCTCCTCTGACCAACGGAGTCGACAGGAGGCGTTTGATTTCAGGTCCTccaacctcctcctctcccaaacttgctcctcctcctcagaaaaCAAGCGCTCCTCGAGCTAAACAGGCTGCCCCAGGCAGGAAATCAggcactcctcctcctctgaagaAAGGTCTGTCGTTCCTCCTCCTGCACTCCTCCATCACcttcttttctgtgttttcagctcctattttctttctatttccTGCTAAACTTCtcattcctctcctcttcctccccctcctctttatctttttttgctcCTCCTCatgctcctcctccccctcctgctcctcctctgctcctcctcttcctgctcctctcttcctcctcctcctcctgctccgctcctcctccttctcctgctcctcctcctcctcttcctgcttctcctcctctgtgtcatGTTTCAGGacagtttttttatgttttcaaccTCATTGTGAGAGTGACACAGACTGGAGACTTCATGTTGACCTCTTGACCTCTGGATGACCCCTCCCTAAGCTCACTTCCTGACCTTTGACTTCTGCTTCTGTTTGCTGCCCttcaacatgaaaacatgaatcATTAACTCGTTAATCACTgattaactcttttttttgttggacattaaacttttcttcttctgcagaaaaAGCAGCTGTAAAAGAAACCACAGAAGAAGTTGTGAAGGTAAAATggtgttttgtcttttaattaatcaaacatcagttatattgttattgatattattgttattgtttatttattttagaaacgGTCAAGGTTTTATATTTAAgtgattcattttttatttgtttctataTTTTCGTCATGACGATTGTTCCTATTAAACTGATCACTGGctgtaattgtaataataataatatcaataataataataattataacaataataactgtcaagttctgtcttctttttggtcTGCTCTGGTCACTTCCATCAGAGAATGTTATTCCACAGGGTCCTCCAATCGTTTTGACTGGTGTGAGGCTCCTGTGGAAGGTTATTTGGTTGAGGCGTGTGTATTCCTCAAACAAGTGGATGGCTTCTTCCCTCAGTCTTTCAGACAGAGGTTTGTCCCATGTATCTCGGGTCAGAGTTTTGCCTCCAGCTTCTTGAAAAGCTTTCCTGACCAGAATGGCTCCCTTCTGTTTGGCAGGTGTTGCGAGGCCTATTGGGTCATACAAGCTAGCTACTTGGCTAAGCAGTTGTCTCCTTGTCAGTGGGTTTGGAGTTTTTCCTCTCACCTCTTCTCCAAGGAGATTTTGGCTCACCCtcatcttcttttttctctttgagaAGTTGATCGAGGTCATGAGGTATAGTTTGTCTGATTCGACCAGGTAGCCAACTCCAAGGGCTTTGTTGTCTCCTTCTCTCATTTGGTTGGGAAGAATGAAGACTTGATCTGGTGATACTGGATTTTCTGATGCATCCTTCTGCCTCCCACTTTGGCCTGACCGGACCCACGGCTTGAGGAAGAATCCACCTGCCTTCAGGAACTGTTCTGGTGGTTTCGTCTAGTTTTTCCAGGTCATTATGGGATGTCAGGATGTCATCTACATAGGAATCCTCTTCAAGGATCCTACGCTCCTCCTCCAGGTGAGTGAACATTGGCAGCTTTGCTGTCTCTCTCATGCCTAGTTGCGCGATGCACCCAGCTGGTTGATCGCCAATGTTGACTCTGGTGATGGCGTATTCCTCAATTTCTCCATCTTCACTGTCCCTCCAGAGAAATCTGTGGAGGTGCATCTCCAGGTCTTCAAGCCACACAGAATTGTACATTTTCCTTATGTCGCCAAGGGCAGCATGGACTCCTCTTCTGAACCTTAGTAGCACTGCTCTGATGGGATTGAGGACATCAGGCCCTTTCAGGGAAGAACTTCTTGAGCTGTTGTGGTTTGATTACTCTGTGAACTTCTGCAATTTCATCCAAGCCATAGCAGATAAGCTCATGAGCTCTCTCTGTGCCTCTAGGTGTCTTGACTCTCACCTTGAGTGAGTATCTTTTGGTCTTTACCTTCATGGCCATGCCTCCGACTCCATGGACAACAAGCATGATCTTTTCACTCCGTAGCTTCAGTCTTCTGGCAGCTCTGTGAGTGATGTAGTTGGTATCTGACGCCAAGTCAATGAGAGTTCCAATTTTCTGTCCTGCATTAGCAGTTACTTCCAGAAGCATAAGAATAACTGGTAACTCACGTGTTTTTGAGTCCATCACTCCAGGTAGGTCCTTTTCAGTGCAGTGTGATTTTGCAGCCATGTTGGTGAAAGCTCTCCTGAATTTTTCTGCCATGCCTGGAGTGAGCTCAGATATTAATTTCTCCTGTTCCTCTGTGAGTGCTTGCCTGCTGGAGCTGGGTTTTCCCACTTTCTCAGATTCTTTCCCTTTGAATCCTCCTTTCAGGCAAAGAAAGAAATGGTGGTCTGAGGAGGTTCCTTTCTTGCAGTCTCTGTTCCTGCACAGGTAAGTGTCCACACATTCCTCATCCTCTGTATGACATACGAGGCATCTTCTGCATGCTCCAAGCTTTTCAACAGCATTTAGCTTCTCGCCAGGTTTTAGTTCTTTGAACCGCTTGCAGAAGAAGATCTTTTCACGGTGCTTTTCATCCCCACAGACAACACATCCTCCTTTCCTTGTGGACTTTGTGGAGGTATACTTCTTTTCCAGGTAAGTAGGCTTTTTTTCAGATCTT
This region includes:
- the maptb gene encoding microtubule-associated protein tau, which codes for MVTAASSTSMHRAERPLTERWQVEAQQQGGVADRRTDQPGGVMMEGDAAPLVDGFAPEEQCMLGDLHSVCSLEKLPNGSRVKEEEVEQQEGGELIMRRSEEQPERRNEEEKSMMNKQEQLGDKETERESPCSSITPPPDERGADEEEEEVKQKEEVLVEKKQLEAGAKDEELEKKQKQPETLCSSITPPPLQQEQGRADEEEEQVRGEEQEEEEREKEDEKEVIKEKRVNVTDKEEHHAGGGADTPCSPLTPPLDVRGADKQKEGQQEPIPEVNKTTAPSSSEPTAPPAPADEEVPADKTNAPLTNGVDRRRLISGPPTSSSPKLAPPPQKTSAPRAKQAAPGRKSGTPPPLKKEKAAVKETTEEVVKASRSAGGARAAKMISAKSTESVDGGSPGSRSPASRSSTPNRDVKKVAVVRTPPRSPGSARGRTPPLPSHPMPDLTNVRSKVGSTENLKHTPGGGKVSMVNKKLDLTNVTSKCGSKANISHKPGGGRVEIKSEKLEFKTVQSKVGSLENVTHVPGGGKKKIETQKLTFRESAKARTDHGAEIIVQPDGLNTAEAPPLDPAEQVTDSLAKQGL